Within the Takifugu flavidus isolate HTHZ2018 chromosome 20, ASM371156v2, whole genome shotgun sequence genome, the region TTTGATCTGGAATCTTTTATGTCTGCCGTTGTAATGTTGGTTGCTAAGGATGCTGCCAAAGGTAAAACCAAGTGGcatgtatgttattgtatttattcattACAATGTATAGTTATCTGAGCTGTGATACatgatatatgtatatattttttcttttctattcttTTCTGACAACCCCAGAAATGATTACTTGCTTCCTCCAGAAAACCCAAACAGAGATTCTacctttttattaaaaagccGATCAACAAATGGACACTATTTTATGGTGTTTGAAGCATTAAGGCAGCCTATAAAGTACCATCCATACCATCTGCTGAGCTTTCTGATGTTTGTGTTGTACACAGACATTGTGTGATGACGtttgtgaaagaaagaaatgatgcAATCCATTAATGAATACTGAGTGACTGTGGCATCTGGTTTGCATCGCCATCCCTCGTATATGCACGACTATTTGGGAACTAAAAACATGTTCCCTCAGTACAATTAACATGGGCAAAGCAACTGTACCAGTACTCATCCTGTTCCATGAACCGATCAACACAATGTTCTGCAGCTAAAATCCTCAGGTATCTTCCTTTTGATTCATGTTAATCATGGTGGAGTTGggctttaattaaaacaatcatgtttttatttttctgtcctttaTTGTCTCATATAGAATCAGAACATTTCTTCCATAAAGATGCAAACTCATTTATTTGCCAGTCATACAGTAATACATTCTCACCAGAGATGTGTGTTTAAAGTATCCCCAATTATTTCATATGAATCTGTTTAGTGAAGAACAGCATCTGATTAAGACATTAATGTTGCTATCTAGTATCTCCTCTgggggttgttgttgttccccCAGTAAGAGCCGTAGAAGTCGACGTGGCCGCAGATGTGCTGGTTATTGGTGCCTCTGGTGTCGTACTGGGCTCACTTGTACTTATTGAGGCTAGCCCAGTGCTGAGAGTGCTGCCAATTCCTGTGGTGCTCACGGTGCTGATGGAGCCTGTTGAGCTTGTGGATGTGATTTGAGTGGTGGTCACAGCTGTTGGGGTTGGAGAGGTCACCTCTTCAGAGGAGTTCTCTGAGGAGTCACTGGAATCACACTTCATCAACCACAACCATTTCTGCAGTAAGTATCTCCAGTCTCTGTTGGGCCCACCTAGACGGTGACTTCTGCTCCACTGGGGATGGAAACGAACCAAATGATAAGTGTGACACCTCTATACACTCATCAGATATTTTCAGTTGTCCATTGATGCTGCTTGAGCTACAACTTAAATCCCATACTCAATAGTGCTAACTATGAAAATCTATCAGAAATGAGTCATAAGTTAACCTGACCCACGATTCTAATGAGATCACCCCATTATAATGTAAAGACTAAGGAGAAGTTTAGATTAAAATGCAGcagttaaaatgaaaatgacaagAGAAATGGAGCTATAGTGATTTTAGCTTCCCTGCTGCCTAATCCTGCTAACACAAAACAGTCAAGGaattttgactgaatttttgACATAATCAATGAACTTGACTTATTTCTTAGTTATCTTGATTTGCAATTTAAAGAAGTTTCACAATTAAAGGAATTTTGACATAAATATTCTATAAACAGCAAAAATGGGGACCGTGTTAGCTTTATgtgcccccacacacacatacacatatacacacacacacacatacgcacacacatacacatacacatacacatgcacacacacacacacacagacacacacaaacacacacagacacacac harbors:
- the LOC130517395 gene encoding uncharacterized protein LOC130517395, yielding MEVKHPCALFQSAHTILLTIFTQGFGTCCSLNLSGPQMELLKITFFVVFLTTASATPWSRSHRLGGPNRDWRYLLQKWLWLMKCDSSDSSENSSEEVTSPTPTAVTTTQITSTSSTGSISTVSTTGIGSTLSTGLASISTSEPSTTPEAPITSTSAATSTSTALTGGTTTTPRGDTR